A window of the Oscillospiraceae bacterium NTUH-002-81 genome harbors these coding sequences:
- a CDS encoding MFS transporter — translation MGKEQKDSGRAMGIVAFFTLFMAIMTFNLIVFPACALSTMEVLGVGQAELTTLTSVTSVVGVFGGIIFGRMLDTKDVRKSIMTFMAIGVVLFFVRAFMTSYIPVMILTFLASFCVGICQVAGPKVVATWFPPENVGTAMSFLNAGAGIGSALGFAVGGILGIKNAMLLVGILYLALLIFWLVIGGEGPYKMEMPPVQNAGNGSGAVYKSKNLWMIIIAFSMAVTSSQLVNSYMINSFVSKGLSPASASAMGTALNLSLLIGGFIMTAILNSVKKFNPLLAVAMIGSAILILAGWFLPIGTITWVCVILGGLFFGGSLGLCAGRIPLLPMTGDFGPENIGAASGFNETIKGIIGFVLPIVVANALGTNFNGIFIVFAICCVICTVCGSLMIPELGERGKLFQETQKRS, via the coding sequence ATGGGAAAGGAACAGAAAGACTCCGGCCGCGCAATGGGGATCGTGGCATTTTTCACATTATTTATGGCAATTATGACATTTAACCTGATCGTGTTCCCTGCCTGTGCATTATCGACCATGGAAGTGCTGGGGGTAGGGCAGGCGGAGCTGACGACACTGACATCTGTGACATCGGTTGTGGGTGTGTTTGGCGGTATCATTTTCGGGCGGATGCTGGATACGAAAGACGTCCGCAAGAGTATTATGACATTTATGGCCATCGGCGTGGTGCTTTTCTTCGTCCGTGCATTTATGACATCGTATATTCCGGTGATGATCCTCACCTTCCTGGCTTCCTTCTGTGTAGGCATCTGCCAGGTGGCAGGCCCGAAGGTTGTGGCAACCTGGTTCCCGCCGGAAAATGTGGGAACAGCCATGTCGTTCCTGAACGCCGGTGCCGGTATCGGTTCGGCTCTGGGATTTGCCGTGGGCGGGATCTTAGGCATCAAGAACGCCATGCTTCTTGTGGGCATTCTCTATCTGGCACTGCTGATCTTCTGGCTTGTGATCGGCGGCGAAGGCCCTTACAAGATGGAGATGCCTCCGGTGCAGAATGCAGGCAATGGCTCCGGCGCTGTGTATAAGAGCAAGAATCTGTGGATGATCATCATTGCCTTCAGTATGGCAGTGACCAGCTCCCAGCTGGTAAACTCCTACATGATCAATTCCTTCGTGAGCAAGGGCCTGTCCCCGGCATCCGCTTCGGCTATGGGTACCGCACTGAACCTGTCTCTGCTCATCGGCGGTTTCATTATGACGGCGATCCTGAATTCTGTGAAAAAATTTAACCCGCTGCTGGCGGTAGCCATGATCGGCAGTGCTATCCTCATTCTGGCAGGCTGGTTCCTTCCGATCGGAACGATCACCTGGGTATGCGTCATCCTGGGCGGCCTGTTCTTCGGCGGTTCCCTGGGACTGTGTGCAGGACGGATCCCGCTGCTGCCCATGACCGGCGATTTCGGCCCGGAAAATATCGGTGCAGCTTCCGGCTTTAACGAGACCATCAAAGGCATCATCGGCTTTGTGCTTCCCATTGTGGTAGCCAACGCCCTGGGAACGAACTTTAACGGTATTTTCATCGTATTTGCAATCTGCTGCGTGATCTGTACGGTCTGTGGCTCCCTGATGATCCCGGAGCTGGGCGAGCGCGGCAAGCTTTTCCAGGAGACACAGAAGAGATCGTAA
- a CDS encoding SDR family oxidoreductase → MKDMLKDQIAIVTGGASGMGEATAKLYASEGAKVVIADFNPVKAQKVVDEITAAGGVARFYQPMDVSKREDVEAIAAKTAEEFGRIDILAAFAGKTFDGDPNLTQEQVLEKTTAVNQWGMYYSCFAVVPYMKKQKSGKIVICSSNGAFNPTAPAYEYHMAKGACESLTVNLAMDLAKFGIRVNCVKPGPIVTAFWDELMDDGPERKAMLKGIADIEVPLGRTGVAEDIAGPALFLVSDLSSYITGLCLYVAGGMGYVYAFGQSSIAHAGVGRTDL, encoded by the coding sequence ATGAAAGACATGTTAAAAGACCAGATTGCAATCGTTACAGGCGGCGCTTCCGGAATGGGAGAGGCAACGGCAAAGCTGTACGCTTCCGAGGGAGCCAAGGTTGTCATCGCGGATTTCAACCCGGTGAAGGCACAGAAGGTTGTGGATGAGATCACGGCAGCAGGCGGCGTGGCACGGTTCTATCAGCCCATGGACGTATCCAAACGGGAGGATGTGGAAGCCATCGCAGCCAAGACGGCAGAAGAGTTCGGACGGATCGACATCCTGGCTGCTTTCGCAGGCAAGACCTTCGACGGCGACCCGAACCTGACCCAGGAGCAGGTGCTGGAGAAGACCACCGCTGTCAACCAGTGGGGCATGTACTATTCCTGCTTCGCAGTCGTTCCTTACATGAAGAAACAGAAGAGCGGCAAGATCGTCATCTGTTCCTCCAACGGCGCCTTCAATCCCACCGCACCGGCATACGAGTATCATATGGCAAAAGGCGCCTGTGAGTCCCTGACCGTGAACCTGGCCATGGATCTGGCAAAATTCGGCATCCGCGTCAACTGCGTGAAGCCCGGCCCCATCGTCACCGCATTCTGGGATGAGCTGATGGACGACGGCCCGGAGAGAAAGGCCATGCTCAAGGGCATCGCTGACATCGAGGTACCCCTTGGCAGAACCGGCGTGGCAGAAGATATCGCAGGCCCGGCACTGTTCCTGGTATCTGATCTTTCCAGCTACATCACCGGACTCTGCCTGTACGTGGCAGGCGGCATGGGCTATGTATATGCCTTTGGTCAGTCTTCCATCGCACATGCAGGCGTGGGACGCACTGATTTATAA
- a CDS encoding aldo/keto reductase, translating to MEKKEIDFGKRFGMGGLRFPLIDPDDQMSIDYDTLNVMIDKFMAAGYRYFDTSYIYHGELSESALGRCLVDRYPRDSFLLSTKMPIKFMKKKEDMETIFEEQLKKCHVDYFDFYLIHSIGREAYENCKKWDTFEFLKQKRAEGKFREFGVSLHDSPEFLDEILTEHPEIDFVVEQLNYIDWNNPGIRSKEIYEVAVKHGKPVVVMEAIKGGTLVNIPEEAQKLMKDYNPDASIASWALRFVGSLPGVRVVLAGMPKMEFLDDNLKTFNDFKPLNEEEYKIIDQVVDIINSKVAIPCTYCRYCEVQCPKNIDIPDYFALYNDLNRLRLDDPSLPQTQTFYYMNYMEQGRGPASACIGCKKCEKVCPQHLPIIDYLKDYVYKDIECYNPEANIAAMKEKHKHD from the coding sequence ATGGAGAAAAAAGAAATTGATTTTGGTAAACGGTTTGGTATGGGCGGACTTCGTTTTCCGCTGATCGATCCCGATGATCAGATGTCTATCGATTATGATACACTGAATGTGATGATCGATAAGTTTATGGCTGCGGGATACCGCTATTTTGATACATCTTATATTTATCACGGCGAGCTGTCGGAGTCTGCACTGGGCAGATGTCTCGTTGACCGGTATCCCCGGGATTCCTTCCTGCTTTCCACGAAAATGCCCATCAAATTTATGAAGAAAAAAGAAGATATGGAGACCATTTTCGAGGAGCAGCTGAAAAAATGTCATGTGGATTACTTTGATTTCTACCTGATCCACAGCATCGGCCGTGAGGCATATGAAAACTGTAAGAAATGGGATACCTTTGAGTTCCTGAAACAGAAACGGGCAGAGGGCAAGTTCCGTGAATTCGGCGTTTCCCTCCACGATTCCCCGGAATTCCTGGATGAGATCCTCACCGAGCATCCCGAGATCGACTTCGTGGTAGAACAGCTGAACTACATCGACTGGAACAACCCGGGTATCCGTTCCAAGGAAATCTATGAAGTGGCTGTAAAGCACGGCAAACCCGTCGTGGTTATGGAGGCCATCAAGGGCGGTACCCTGGTCAACATCCCGGAAGAGGCACAGAAGCTTATGAAGGACTACAATCCTGACGCTTCCATCGCTTCCTGGGCACTGCGTTTCGTGGGCAGCCTGCCGGGCGTGCGTGTGGTACTGGCCGGTATGCCGAAGATGGAATTCCTGGATGACAACCTGAAGACCTTCAACGACTTCAAACCGCTGAACGAGGAAGAGTATAAGATCATCGATCAGGTGGTGGACATCATCAACTCCAAGGTGGCCATTCCGTGTACCTACTGCAGATACTGTGAAGTACAGTGTCCGAAGAACATCGACATTCCCGACTACTTCGCCCTGTACAACGACCTGAACCGGCTGCGCTTGGACGATCCGAGCCTGCCGCAGACCCAGACGTTCTACTACATGAACTACATGGAACAGGGCAGAGGCCCGGCTTCCGCCTGCATCGGCTGTAAGAAGTGTGAGAAAGTCTGTCCGCAGCATCTGCCGATCATCGACTATCTGAAAGATTATGTATACAAGGACATCGAGTGCTATAACCCGGAGGCAAATATCGCTGCCATGAAGGAGAAGCACAAACACGATTAA
- a CDS encoding nucleotidyl transferase AbiEii/AbiGii toxin family protein produces the protein MSWYSEYRREWKEIIETVARECKRAELMVEKDALQSMFLLGLSKTDLPFVFKGGTSLSKAYGLINRFSEDIDLSMNRKLMQSERKASKECIVEIAKSQGMELTNPDQIKSRYDYNRYVFHYDSLFSANHFLFHLKQQRLI, from the coding sequence GTGAGCTGGTATAGTGAATATAGGAGAGAATGGAAAGAAATTATAGAAACCGTTGCCCGTGAATGTAAAAGAGCGGAGCTGATGGTTGAAAAAGATGCCCTTCAATCTATGTTTTTATTGGGATTATCGAAAACGGATCTGCCTTTTGTATTTAAGGGTGGAACATCCCTGTCAAAAGCATATGGTTTGATAAATCGATTTTCCGAAGATATCGATCTGTCAATGAATCGGAAATTGATGCAGTCTGAAAGAAAAGCATCGAAAGAGTGTATTGTAGAGATTGCTAAGTCACAGGGGATGGAGCTTACAAATCCAGATCAGATTAAATCAAGATATGACTACAACAGGTATGTGTTTCATTACGATTCTCTTTTTTCAGCAAATCACTTCCTGTTCCATTTGAAGCAGCAACGCTTAATATGA
- a CDS encoding nucleotidyl transferase AbiEii/AbiGii toxin family protein gives MNVQSIERTFIDKVFAICDYRIQNMQDRASRHLYDICKLLPMVKFDQNLDELIDVVRNDRMHAKNHPSAQLEYNIPEMLKEMITGHFYEPDYRNVTQKLLYEDMNYDYAIKNGIAVVAESDVFLYKNKTRKETFNYRVK, from the coding sequence ATGAATGTGCAGTCAATAGAACGAACTTTTATTGACAAGGTATTTGCCATTTGTGATTATCGTATCCAGAATATGCAGGATAGAGCCTCCCGTCATTTATATGATATCTGTAAATTACTTCCGATGGTAAAGTTCGATCAGAATTTGGATGAATTGATTGACGTTGTGAGAAATGACAGAATGCACGCAAAGAATCATCCATCTGCGCAGCTGGAATATAATATTCCTGAAATGCTGAAAGAAATGATCACCGGTCATTTCTATGAACCTGATTACCGAAATGTGACTCAAAAATTACTATATGAAGACATGAACTATGATTACGCCATTAAAAATGGCATTGCTGTGGTAGCGGAGTCGGATGTGTTTTTGTATAAGAATAAAACTAGAAAGGAAACGTTCAATTACCGCGTAAAATAA
- a CDS encoding MBL fold metallo-hydrolase, with amino-acid sequence MIPLIQTLKQVDICMVPVGGIYTIDSEKARRMMAQIEPKVIIPMHYRDGEAGVQELAPVEAFTALYPTEMVHHLSDNQWDTEQEPLQGVVVFDAGKMRGLFRCAVFKKIV; translated from the coding sequence TTGATCCCTTTGATCCAGACACTGAAACAGGTGGATATCTGCATGGTGCCAGTGGGCGGCATTTATACCATTGACAGCGAAAAAGCCAGACGGATGATGGCGCAGATCGAGCCCAAAGTGATCATTCCCATGCATTACCGGGATGGTGAAGCCGGGGTACAGGAGCTGGCTCCGGTGGAGGCGTTTACAGCGCTTTATCCGACAGAAATGGTGCACCATTTGTCTGATAATCAGTGGGATACCGAACAGGAGCCCCTACAGGGCGTGGTGGTATTTGATGCCGGGAAGATGCGGGGGCTTTTTCGTTGTGCTGTTTTCAAAAAAATAGTATAA
- a CDS encoding 5-methyltetrahydropteroyltriglutamate--homocysteine S-methyltransferase, translated as MSNLQTPFRYDYVGSFLRPAKLKQARADFEAKKIDAAQLKEVEDACIRELVAKVKSLGYHVITDGEFRRSTWHLDFMWGFQGVEHKKTVEGNTTFDAEAAMIDDTYMVGKISVKKHPFVEHFKFVKALEDENTVAKQTIPSPGQFYAYFTGAQLLGTTLDIYGTEEAFADDVVKAYGQFVQEIYAAGCRNLQFDDCVWGGMVNPKLAVALTGRKGERLEAYKKLVLALNNRVVEQAPADLVINTHVCRGNYHSTFFSSGAYDGVADLLFGEEHVNAYYLEYDDERSGGFAPLAKITGDKKVVLGLITTKRPELEEKETVIARIHEAAKYVPLERLYLSPQCGFASCEIGNKLTEEEQWAKLALVKEIAEEVWKDIR; from the coding sequence ATGAGCAATTTACAGACACCTTTTCGATATGATTATGTGGGAAGCTTTCTGCGTCCGGCAAAATTAAAACAGGCCCGGGCAGATTTTGAGGCAAAGAAAATAGATGCGGCACAGTTGAAGGAAGTGGAGGATGCGTGCATCCGGGAGCTGGTGGCAAAAGTAAAGTCGCTGGGGTACCATGTGATCACGGACGGCGAGTTCCGCAGATCCACTTGGCATCTGGATTTTATGTGGGGATTTCAGGGTGTGGAGCACAAGAAAACGGTGGAGGGCAACACCACCTTTGATGCGGAAGCTGCCATGATCGATGATACATACATGGTGGGAAAAATTTCCGTGAAAAAGCATCCTTTCGTGGAGCATTTCAAATTTGTGAAGGCGCTGGAGGATGAAAATACCGTGGCAAAACAGACCATTCCTTCCCCGGGGCAGTTTTACGCGTATTTCACCGGTGCCCAGCTTCTTGGCACCACGCTGGATATTTATGGAACGGAGGAAGCCTTTGCCGATGATGTGGTAAAAGCTTACGGACAGTTTGTGCAGGAAATCTACGCCGCTGGCTGCCGGAACCTGCAGTTTGATGACTGCGTGTGGGGCGGCATGGTGAATCCGAAGCTGGCGGTGGCGCTGACCGGACGGAAAGGTGAGCGGCTGGAAGCGTACAAGAAGCTGGTGCTTGCACTGAATAACCGGGTGGTGGAGCAGGCACCGGCGGATCTGGTTATCAACACCCATGTGTGCAGAGGCAATTATCATTCCACATTTTTCAGCTCCGGGGCCTATGACGGTGTGGCAGATCTTCTTTTTGGCGAAGAGCATGTCAATGCCTACTATCTGGAATACGATGACGAGCGTTCCGGCGGTTTTGCACCGCTGGCCAAAATCACCGGTGACAAGAAGGTAGTGCTGGGCCTGATCACCACCAAGCGTCCGGAATTGGAGGAGAAAGAGACGGTTATCGCCCGCATTCATGAGGCGGCAAAGTATGTGCCCCTGGAGCGGCTGTACTTAAGCCCCCAGTGCGGATTTGCTTCCTGTGAGATCGGCAACAAGCTGACAGAGGAAGAACAGTGGGCGAAGCTTGCGCTGGTAAAAGAAATCGCAGAAGAAGTGTGGAAAGATATCCGATAG
- a CDS encoding DUF3842 family protein — protein MMKILVIDGQGGGVGKTLITFIRQSGIAAELMAAGTNAIATSNMMKAGADAGASGESAVLYNISCCEKTDVIVGPVGIILGNALHGEVSPAIASAVSQSPAMKILVPSNKCSLYMAGVEQKPLTEYIADAVRKIAELAAGM, from the coding sequence ATGATGAAAATACTTGTGATCGATGGACAGGGCGGCGGTGTCGGCAAGACGCTCATTACCTTCATCCGCCAGAGCGGCATTGCGGCGGAACTGATGGCGGCGGGCACCAATGCCATTGCCACTTCCAATATGATGAAAGCAGGCGCGGATGCCGGGGCCAGCGGGGAAAGCGCCGTACTGTACAATATCAGCTGCTGTGAGAAAACGGATGTGATCGTGGGGCCGGTGGGGATTATCTTAGGCAATGCCCTTCATGGAGAGGTGTCTCCGGCCATTGCCTCTGCCGTGTCCCAGAGCCCGGCCATGAAGATTCTGGTGCCCAGCAATAAATGTTCCCTGTATATGGCGGGCGTGGAGCAGAAGCCGCTGACGGAGTACATTGCGGATGCCGTGCGGAAGATCGCGGAGCTGGCGGCGGGCATGTAA